The window GTTGGATAAAGATGAAGCGAACTACTGGTTACCGGTGGATCAATATATCGGCGGTATTGAGCACGCGACAATGCACTTGCTCTACTTCCGTTTCTTCCACAAATTATTGCGTGATGCAGGTTTCGTAACGAGCGATGAGCCAGCACAAAAATTATTATGCCAAGGCATGGTATTAGCTGATGCGTTCTACTACACCAGCCCGACTAACGAGCGTATTTGGGTAAGCCCAACGCAAGTCACTCTTGAGCGTGATGAAAAAGGCCGTATCATCAAAGCAACCGATCCGGAAGGCCGTGAATTAGTGCATACCGGTATGACCAAAATGTCGAAATCGAAAAATAATGGTATCGACCCACAAGAGATGGTGGAAAAATACGGTGCTGATACTGTGCGTCTCTTTATGATGTTCGCATCTCCTGCGGAAATGACGCTTGAATGGCAAGAATCTGGCGTAGAAGGGGCAAAACGTTTCTTAGGTCGTGTATGGAATTTGGTGTATGAATACAGTCAAAATCCTGCAAAAACCGCTTTAGATGTAACCGCACTTTCTGCAGACCAAAAAGCACTTCGCCGTGATGTGCATAAAACGATCGCCAAAGTGAGCGATGATATTGGCCGCCGTCAAACGTTCAATACTGCTATCGCGGCAGTGATGGAGTTAATGAATAAATTAACCCGTGCGCCATTAGAAAGCGAGCAAGATCGTGCTGTGATGGCAGAAGCATTAAGCGCAGTCGTGCGTATGCTTTACCCAATCACACCACATATCTGCTTTGAGTTATGGAAAGCTTTAGGTAACGAAAGCAACATCGACCATGCAGAATGGGTGAAAGCTGATGAAGCGGCGATGGTCGAAGATGAAAAACTTATTGTGGTTCAAGTCAACGGTAAAGTTCGTGGTAAAGTCACCGTTGCAGCTGATGCGGATGAAGAAACCGTGAAAACGGTTGCATTTGCAGATGAAAATGTGAAGAAATTTACTGACAATACACAAATCGTGAAAGTGATTTATGTACCAGGTAAATTGTTAAATGTGGTGGTTAAACCGCAATAATCCATAAAATAACCGCATTTTATTCTAAGTGTTGCATAAACAGCTCTTAAACAAAATAAAGTGCGGTGAATTTTACAGGTAATTTTTATGATGAAATCAATCAAAACGATCTGCTTTGTTGGGGCAACAGCCTTTTTAACTGCTTGTGGTTGGCACTTCGATAATGGTGCGGCTGTTCCTGCGGAATTAAAAACAATGGCCCTTGAAAGTAGCGACCCATACAGTGAAATGTCTATGGCAATGCGTAAGCAACTGCTTAGCAACAATGTAAACCTTGTTCCTGCAAAACAAGGTGTGCCAGTGTTGCGTTTAAATAAACAGACTTCAAGCGACAAAGTCGCATCTGTCTTTAAACAAGGCCGTGAAGCAGAAAAAGTATTGACTCTTGATGTTGAAGCAAGTGTACGCTTGGCTAACGGAGAAACCTATCCAATCTCTGCAAAAATCAACCGCACTTTCTTTGATAACTCACGCGCTGCATTAGCAAAATCAGCTGAGCGCGATGTGATTTGGAATGATATGCGCGAACAAGCGGCTCGCCAATTAATTAATAAAATGGCGGCCTTGCAACATCAAGTTCAAGGGAAATAATGAACCGCATTTTTCCTGAGCAACTAGCCTCTAACCTGAACAGCCATTTAGCGAAAGTCTATTTTTTGGTTGGGACAGATCCCCTATTGCTCAGTGAAAGTGAAGATCTCATTCATCAAGCTGCCCTTCTTCAAGGTTTTGATGAAAAGAATCAAATCACCATAGATACTAATACTGACTGGCCTACATTAATCGAGGCCAGCCAATCTATGGGGCTCTTCTTTAATAAACAAATTTTCATTCTCAATTTACCCGAAAATTTGACCGCACTTTTGCAGAAAAACCTTCAGCAATTTATCAGCGGATTAAATGAAGATAGCTTGCTTGTCCTCACCTTGCCTAAATTGTCTAAAGCAGCCGAAAAACAAGAGTGGTTTATTCAGGCGAATCAACTTGAGCCACAAGCTGTTATCGTGAACTGCCAAACACCGAACTCAGAACAACTTTCTCGTTGGGTGAAGCATCGTACAAAAAACATGGGATTATCAGCGGATGAGGAAGCCATTCAACTCCTTTGTTACAGCTATGAAAATAATCTACTGGCATTGAAACAAGCGTTACAGCTTTTAGATTTGCTTTATCCTGATCACAAACTCACGTATAACCGCGTTAAATCAGTGGTAGAGCAATCTTCTGTATTTACCCCTTTCCAATGGATTGATGCATTGTTATCAGGCAAAGCAAACCGCTCAAAGCGAATTTTGCGAGGTTTACAAGCTGAAGATGTGCAACCTGTCATTTTATTGCGTACTTTACAGCGTGAACTGCTCACGTTGTTAGAATTAACCAAGCCACAGCTGCGTAATCCCTCTCTTAACACGAGTTTGCCTACACAGACACTCAAAGCGGATTTTGACCGTCTCAAAATTTGGCAGAATCGTCGTCATCTTTATACGGCAGCGATACAACGATTTACCTATCAAAAGCTCTTTGAAATATTGCAAGAATTAGCAGATATTGAGCGCATCACCAAACAAGAATATGGTCAAGACGTGTGGGTAAAATTGGCCGACTTATCGGTTAAAATTTGTTTATAAAAAAATCTCGGCGTTAACCGAGATTTTTTATTATTGCGCAATTTTTAAATCTTGATACAGATAATTTCGATAGCTATTCACTAAATCCACATCCTCTGCATCTTCGAGCTTACCTTGGCTTAGCTGACGCATCGCGATATTCGCTCGCATAAAGTCATCTTTCGGTGATAAACCTGCCACATCAAGTAATATGCCACCAACAAAGGCTAAATCTAAGAAATCTTGCTGTTGAACAAAGTCAGTCTTACGATTAGTTCTAACGACAAATTGAGTCACATAATCCGGGTTCGCAAAGTTACCTTTTTTCGGTGGAAGCTGATTATCAAAAGCGACTTGGTGATCACCAAAATAACCGAATACATAAGGCGTTTCACGTGATTTTAAATAATCATTTAAACCTTCGATTGCCTCATTGAGGCTAGCAATGCGATCAATATAATCATTTAGGCAGGAAATCGCTTTTCCCCCTAAACGCTTACTCGCCAAATTAAAATGGTTTGGCATATTTGTGTTGTAAGGGCCGTGCTCTTTCATCGTGAGCACATAGACAAACATAGGCTGTTTCACATTTTCCAATGATGGATGCTGTTTCTGCAGAATCAGTTTGGTGTAATACATCATCTCTTCACTGCTAATATGCCAGAGATTTTTGCTGATTGATGCCGGATAGCCTAAATCTTGTGGTTGCAACATCAAATCAAAACCAAAGTGGTCATAAGCAGGTTTGGCGTTGTAGTTACCTTTCGTAAAAGGCGATAACGCCACGCAAAAATAGCCTTGCTCACGAAGGTTTTTAATAAAACCCGTCTGTAAGTGTGGCACAACCGAATAAAACACCCCACTTGCTAAAGCACCAAAATCGGTTGAAGGCACCCCTGCAAGGAAAGCAAATTCAGATTTCCACGTTGCGCCACCCAGCGTATGTACACGCAATGGACTTACAAATGCGGTATCTTCCTGCTTATTAAACATCGAAAATGGCGGGATGGTTTCTGCATCAAAATCAAATTGATGAGGATTCAAGGTTGATTCTTGTAAACAAACCACAATGTCGGGCTTTTCCGCACTTTCAGTTTTACTCTCAGCCTTTTCATTTAAAAGTGCGGTCATTTTTTCTTTAAATTTTTGACTATTACCTTCAAATTCTGGCACTTTAAAGAATACGCCACGACAAGACATAGGCAGGTTTAAGAAAACATCTCGACCATCATCCGGCAATGAGTCTAACCAGACTTTTGTCGCATCCGGATCTTTAGAATAATGCCACATTAAACCAAAGCTCGTTGCAGCGAGTATTGCTGCAAATACACGAAATCCAGTTGAGGCACTTTCTACATCTGACCAACCGAAGACAGCATAACCTAATAGACCTAATAGCCCTAATACACCGAAAATCGCCCCTTTATAATGTAAAAGAGTTTCCCAATTTCGCCAGTCTGTAACAAGCCAAAAATCTGAAATGAGTAAAGGTTGTTTGTAGTAATGAATTTTCATTCGATGGAATAACATCAATACCACAAAAAGTACGGACGCAAAATTCAATCCGCGTTGCCATTGACCTGTTATCGCAAACATTGAACTAAACAATAAGAAGAATAATGCAATCGCAAAAAAATATGTCCAACGATAGTGCGAATTGACGATAAAAATCACCGTCGCAATAAAAAATAAACTCAGAAAAATACTTGGAATCATAATAAATAAATTTGATTAAATGTTATTTGACACTTTCAGCTACTAAACGCTGAATCAGCTTTAAATTGGCTGGTGGGAATTGCCCTGCATCAAGCTCACTTTGTTCAAGCCAAAAACCTTCCTGGCCTTCTCGACCAAACGGCTCGCCAATCCATTCAGTGACCAGATAAAAACTAAAATCTAAAATTTTGGTTGGATATTCAAATTGAAAACGTTCGTACAGCTCAGCATTTAAAATGTGAATGCCAATCTCTTCTTCCAATTCTCTTTTTAACGCTTCTTCAGGTGTTTCACCTGCATCAACTTTGCCACCTGGAAATTCTAATGCTTGCGCAAAATCTTGCCCTTCTAAACGCTGGGTCAAATATAGCTGCCCAAATTCATTACGAATAATCCCTGCCGCAACTTGAATGATAGGCTTACTCATCGTTTTTCCTTATCTCAAAAGTAGAAAGAGCGGTCATTTTTAGCGGTGTTTTAAACACGCAAAAATTTAACCGCTCTTTACCTTAACTAAGCATATCGGGCTTTACTGCCGTGACAATGCTTGTATTTTTTACCTGACCCACAAGGACAAGGTTCATTACGTCCAATATGGCGATCAGAATAGTCCTCATTTTGAGCTTGCTCTGTATTTTCATCTACAGGTTGATGTGTTAATGCTTCACGTTCGGCCATTTCTTGACGTGCACGTTCTGCTTCTTCAATCTCTTCCTGTGTACGGACTTTCACTCGAGTAAGTGTCGTAATCACATGATGTTTTAAAGAATCCAACATTTCAGTAAACATACGGAAAGATTCTTTTTTGTACTCTTGTTTTGGATCTTTTTGCGCATAACCACGTAAATGGATACCTTGACGTAAATAGTCCATTGCCGCCAAGTGCTCTTTCCAAAGCTCATCAAGAGTTTGTAACATCACACCTTTTTCGAAATGACGCATGGTTTCTTCACCCGCAAGCGCTTCTTTCGCTTTGTATTCATCTTCGGCTTCTTGAATAATACGCTCACGCAAGTTTTCTTCATGAAGGTTGTTATTTTCTTCCAACCAATGTTCAATTGGTAACTCAAGACCAAACTCTTGCGCTAAACGCTCTTCTAAGCCTTTAATATCCCATTGTTCTTCCAACGATTGTGGTGGAATATATTGGTCAATCACATCATTAAATACATCGCTGCGAATTGCTTTGATAGTTTCTGAAATATCATCGTTATCGAGCAAGTAATTACGTTGTTCATAAATTGCATGACGTTGGTCGTTCGCCACATCATCATATTCAAGCAAGTTTTTACGACCATCAAAGTGGAAGGCTTCTACTTTCGCTTGCGCCGATGCAATCACTTTAGCAAGAAGCTTAGATTCCATCGCTTCACCTGGTTGAGTGAAGGCTTTGCGCATCATATTTAATTTACCTTCATTCAGATAAATACGCATTAAGCCATCTTCCAAAGAAAGGTAGAAACGTGAAGAACCTGGGTCACCTTGACGACCTGAACGACCACGCAACTGGTTATCAATACGACGTGATTCGTGACGTTCTGTCCCGATAATGTGTAAGCCACCGGCTTGCATCACGATCTCGTGATTTTTCTCCCACTCAGCTTTAAGCGCCTCAATTTGCTCTGGTGTTGGGTTCTCTAATTTTGCAGCTTTTGCTTTCCAGTTACCACCGAGGATAATATCGGTACCACGACCCGCCATGTTGGTTGCAATGGTTACCGCACCAGGTGCCCCAGCTTCCGCAACGATTTCCGCTTCTTGCGCGTGGAATTTTGCATTCAATACATTGTGTTTGATGCCCGCTTTATCTAACGCTTGAGAAAGCATTTCAGATTTTTCAACGGATACGGTACCCACAAGAACCGGTTGATTGCGTGCGACACAGTCTTTGATATCTTCAATAATCGCATTGAATTTGTATTCTTCATTTTCAAACATGACGTCCGTACGATCATCACGAATCATTGGTCGATTGGTTGGGATAACAACAGTTTCCAAACCATAAATTTGTTGGAATTCAAAGGCTTCGGTATCAGCTGTACCTGTCATGCCCGCTAATTTGTCATAAAGACGGAAGTAGTTTTGGTAAGAAATCGACGCAACAGTTTGGTTTTCGCTCTTAATTTCTACGCCTTCTTTCGCTTCGATCGCTTGGTGTAAACCATCAGACCAACGACGACCCGCCATAGTACGACCAGTGTGCTCATCGACGATCACGATCTCACCATCTTTCACGATATAGTCTACATCGCGCTCAAATAAGGTGTTTGCACGTAACGCTGCCATAACATGGTGTAACAACACAATACGTGCAGGCGAATAAAGAGAATCACCTTCAGGCATTAAACCTTGTTCGATTAACCAATTTTCAACTTTTTCTTGACCACGTTCAGTCAAATACGCTTGTTTGGTTTTAAGATCTAAGGTGTAATCGCCTTCACCGGTATATTCTTCCGTATCTTCTTTTTCTTGCTTAATTAAATTCGGAATTAATTTATTTACCGCAATATAAAGCTCAGAACTGTCTTCCGCTTGACCAGAAATAATCAACGGCGTACGTGCTTCATCAATTAAGATAGAGTCCACTTCATCCACTAAGGCATAGCCTAAATGACGTTGGAAACGTTCTTCTTTGGAATGCGCCAAGTTATCACGAAGGTAATCAAAACCTAATTCGCTGTTCGTCGCGTATGTAATATCAGCCGCATAAGCTTCACGTTTTGCTTCAGGCGGTAAACCTGGGATATTCACCCCTACAGTCATACCTAAGAATTCAAATAATGGGCGGTTAGTCTCCGCATCTCGACGTGCTAAGTAATCATTCACGGTCACAACGTGCACACCTTTACCTTCCAACGCCATCAAATAGCAAGGCAAGGTTGCGGTTAAGGTTTTACCTTCACCTGTACGCATCTCTGCGATACAACGATTAGTGAGCACCATACCACCGATTAATTGCACATCGAAATGACGCATACCGAGTACACGTTTACCCGCTTCACGCACGGTTGCAAAGGCTTCTGGTAAAAGTTGTTGTAAGGTTTCACCATTAGCTAAACGGCTACGGAATTCTTCTGTTTTTGCTCTTAATTCATCATCACTTAATGCTTCAAAAGCCGGCTCCATTTTGTTGATTTTCGCAACTTGTTTTCTTAATCTGCGTAAAATACGTTCGTTACGGCTGCCAAAAATTTTTGTTAAAAAACTCATAATTTCTCTTTCAAATAAAAAATAAAAAGGATCATCCGATTAAAAAATCGGCTCGTTCAAAGATAAAAGAAAATTAAATGATGGCTGGGCCGGCACGAATAGGGGCAAAAACAGGAAATTCCGCCGCGATAAAGTGCGGTTGAATTTTTTCGTGTTTTTGATTGGAATGAGTTTTATGATTTGTTGGTTGAGGTTGAACCTGCAATGCTTGACGAATTTCACGCACTGCAATCAACATATGTTGTTCAGATGATGTTTGGTAATTTTCGCCACTCATATTGGATGAAGGCGGTGCCTCCAATCCCTGAGCAACAGGTAAAGCAAAAATCGCAATCATGCTTAACAGCAACTGCGACCAGAAATTTGTTTTACCTTTGTTTGATTTTATCATCTTATTGTCTCTGACAAAATTTGTGTGTATTGTATCGGAAATTCAACGTAAAGTCATTATTGGGGTATTTTTGTGGAAAACAAGCATGAGCGTTATCAAAAAGCCATGAATATTATTGATGTGCTGGAAGGATCTCAATTTGCCAAAATCATGCAGAAAGGGTTAATGTTGAATGAACTGAACCAAAACATCAGCCGCCTTTTCCCTCAAGAATTCAAAGGGCTCTTTCGGTTAGGCTCCATTACGAATGGAAAACTCTTTATCGAAGTTAAAAGTGCGGTCGTTCGCCAAGGGATTTTATTTCGCCAAAGAGAATTACTCGCCGCAATTCAACCCACCTATCCCGAAGTAAAAGGTTTTGAGATTAAAATTAATCCTGAATTAACCTGCTAAACTTAACCTTTAAAGATAGCGATTAATTCTTTTACTTTAACTCGTTTTTCTGAAGATTGGCTAATCGAGCGCTGTACTTTAACGCGTTTGAATTTTGCCCCTTTATAAATCTCACGCGTAAATTTCGTATCGTGGTTAGAAATCACAACAGAAATTTGCTTTTCTTTTTGCGCTTTTTTGGCGCATTCCGCTAAATTCTTTTGATGTTCAAGTCCAAAAGCATTCCCTGCATATCCAGTAAAATTGGTATCTTGCGGAAGCGGTGCATAAGGCGGATCACAATAGATCACGCTGTGTTTATCCGCTAATTCAAACGTTTGTTGAAAATCAGCACATAAAAAGACCGCACTTTGTGCTTTATGGGCGAAATAGCGCAACTCATCTTCAGGGAAATAATGGGTTTTATACGCGCCAAAGGGCACATTAAACTCATTTTTACTGTTATAACGGCACAATCCATTAAATCCAAAACGGTTCAAATAAAGGAACAACACCGAACGCTCGAAAGGATCGCTTGATTGATTAAAGGCATCACGCTGGGCGTAATAATAACCGGCTGTATTGGCATTTTCGGCGAAGAAAATTGGCTTACAAGCCTCAATATAGGCATCCACATTTTCTTTGACGATATTAAACAAGTTAATCAAATCCGGATTAATATCTGCCAAAATATAACGCTCAAAATGAGAATTAAGAAAAACAGCCCCCGCTCCCACAAAAGGTTCGATCAAACACTGTTTTCTTTTAGGAAAGACGCGATTGAGATCGTCCGTTAAACGAAATTTACCACCCGCCCATTTTAAAAACGGGCGGTGTTTAATTCGGGGTTTCGTTTTATTATTTTTCGGACGCAACATGAGAGCAATGACAGTTAGTCATGTTGTGTGCAACGCTCAATGGCGTTTAGCACAAGAGATTTGTCAGTATCAGTCGCCACATAGGCTTGACCTAGTGCTTTTAGTAATACAAGACGCAATTTACCTGCCAGCACTTTTTTATCACGCATCATATGCGGTAAATAATCGTCTGGTTGCATGGTATCAGGCGAAACGGTTGGTAAATTAGCGCGCGCTAAAAGTTTTTCTAAACGTGCAACATCTTCAAAAGAAAGATCGCCTAATTGTTCAGATAACACGGCTGCCATCATGGTTCCAGCTGCAACAGCCTCACCATGTAGCCAGTTTCCGTAGCCTAAATGTGTTTCGATCGCATGACCAAAAGTATGACCGAGATTTAACAATGCACGATCGCCTTTTTCAGTCTCATCACGTGCAACAACATCAGCTTTGATTTGGCAACAACGAGCAATGCAATGTTGAAGTGACTGTTGATTTAATGCGACTAATTCATCAATATGAGCTTCAAGCCACTCAAAAAAGGCATAATCTAAAATCGCCCCATATTTAATGACTTCCGCCAGTCCCGCATTCACTTCACGTTTTGGCAAGGTATTGAGTGTAAGGGTATCAATGATCACCGTAGAAGGTTGATAAAACGCCCCAATCATATTTTTGCCTAACTCATGATTAACAGCGGTTTTACCACCAACAGAAGAATCCACTTGAGCTAATAATGTGGTAGGAATTTGAATAAAACGCACGCCACGCTGATAGCTTGCTGCGGCAAAACCTGCCACATCACCAATCACGCCACCACCTAATGCAATAATGGTGGTATCTCGCCCATGATTATGCTTTAAAAGTGCGGTAAAAATGAGGTTTAAAGAATCGAGCGTTTTGTATTTTTCACCATCAGGCAATAATACTGACTCAACCTGACAACCTATTTTTTCTAACGTTTCTGTAACGGGCTCAAGATAATATTGTGCAACAGTTGGATTAGTCACAATCATCACTTTATCCCCTTTCTTCAGCGGATAGCAGCTTTCATCTTTAAGCAACCGTTCGCCAATATAAATAGGATAACGACGTTCTTTTAATTCA is drawn from Haemophilus parainfluenzae and contains these coding sequences:
- the lptE gene encoding LPS assembly lipoprotein LptE; translated protein: MMKSIKTICFVGATAFLTACGWHFDNGAAVPAELKTMALESSDPYSEMSMAMRKQLLSNNVNLVPAKQGVPVLRLNKQTSSDKVASVFKQGREAEKVLTLDVEASVRLANGETYPISAKINRTFFDNSRAALAKSAERDVIWNDMREQAARQLINKMAALQHQVQGK
- the holA gene encoding DNA polymerase III subunit delta, producing MNRIFPEQLASNLNSHLAKVYFLVGTDPLLLSESEDLIHQAALLQGFDEKNQITIDTNTDWPTLIEASQSMGLFFNKQIFILNLPENLTALLQKNLQQFISGLNEDSLLVLTLPKLSKAAEKQEWFIQANQLEPQAVIVNCQTPNSEQLSRWVKHRTKNMGLSADEEAIQLLCYSYENNLLALKQALQLLDLLYPDHKLTYNRVKSVVEQSSVFTPFQWIDALLSGKANRSKRILRGLQAEDVQPVILLRTLQRELLTLLELTKPQLRNPSLNTSLPTQTLKADFDRLKIWQNRRHLYTAAIQRFTYQKLFEILQELADIERITKQEYGQDVWVKLADLSVKICL
- a CDS encoding sulfatase-like hydrolase/transferase, giving the protein MIPSIFLSLFFIATVIFIVNSHYRWTYFFAIALFFLLFSSMFAITGQWQRGLNFASVLFVVLMLFHRMKIHYYKQPLLISDFWLVTDWRNWETLLHYKGAIFGVLGLLGLLGYAVFGWSDVESASTGFRVFAAILAATSFGLMWHYSKDPDATKVWLDSLPDDGRDVFLNLPMSCRGVFFKVPEFEGNSQKFKEKMTALLNEKAESKTESAEKPDIVVCLQESTLNPHQFDFDAETIPPFSMFNKQEDTAFVSPLRVHTLGGATWKSEFAFLAGVPSTDFGALASGVFYSVVPHLQTGFIKNLREQGYFCVALSPFTKGNYNAKPAYDHFGFDLMLQPQDLGYPASISKNLWHISSEEMMYYTKLILQKQHPSLENVKQPMFVYVLTMKEHGPYNTNMPNHFNLASKRLGGKAISCLNDYIDRIASLNEAIEGLNDYLKSRETPYVFGYFGDHQVAFDNQLPPKKGNFANPDYVTQFVVRTNRKTDFVQQQDFLDLAFVGGILLDVAGLSPKDDFMRANIAMRQLSQGKLEDAEDVDLVNSYRNYLYQDLKIAQ
- the mutT gene encoding 8-oxo-dGTP diphosphatase MutT, translating into MSKPIIQVAAGIIRNEFGQLYLTQRLEGQDFAQALEFPGGKVDAGETPEEALKRELEEEIGIHILNAELYERFQFEYPTKILDFSFYLVTEWIGEPFGREGQEGFWLEQSELDAGQFPPANLKLIQRLVAESVK
- the secA gene encoding preprotein translocase subunit SecA, with protein sequence MSFLTKIFGSRNERILRRLRKQVAKINKMEPAFEALSDDELRAKTEEFRSRLANGETLQQLLPEAFATVREAGKRVLGMRHFDVQLIGGMVLTNRCIAEMRTGEGKTLTATLPCYLMALEGKGVHVVTVNDYLARRDAETNRPLFEFLGMTVGVNIPGLPPEAKREAYAADITYATNSELGFDYLRDNLAHSKEERFQRHLGYALVDEVDSILIDEARTPLIISGQAEDSSELYIAVNKLIPNLIKQEKEDTEEYTGEGDYTLDLKTKQAYLTERGQEKVENWLIEQGLMPEGDSLYSPARIVLLHHVMAALRANTLFERDVDYIVKDGEIVIVDEHTGRTMAGRRWSDGLHQAIEAKEGVEIKSENQTVASISYQNYFRLYDKLAGMTGTADTEAFEFQQIYGLETVVIPTNRPMIRDDRTDVMFENEEYKFNAIIEDIKDCVARNQPVLVGTVSVEKSEMLSQALDKAGIKHNVLNAKFHAQEAEIVAEAGAPGAVTIATNMAGRGTDIILGGNWKAKAAKLENPTPEQIEALKAEWEKNHEIVMQAGGLHIIGTERHESRRIDNQLRGRSGRQGDPGSSRFYLSLEDGLMRIYLNEGKLNMMRKAFTQPGEAMESKLLAKVIASAQAKVEAFHFDGRKNLLEYDDVANDQRHAIYEQRNYLLDNDDISETIKAIRSDVFNDVIDQYIPPQSLEEQWDIKGLEERLAQEFGLELPIEHWLEENNNLHEENLRERIIQEAEDEYKAKEALAGEETMRHFEKGVMLQTLDELWKEHLAAMDYLRQGIHLRGYAQKDPKQEYKKESFRMFTEMLDSLKHHVITTLTRVKVRTQEEIEEAERARQEMAEREALTHQPVDENTEQAQNEDYSDRHIGRNEPCPCGSGKKYKHCHGSKARYA
- the secM gene encoding secA translation cis-regulator SecM; protein product: MIKSNKGKTNFWSQLLLSMIAIFALPVAQGLEAPPSSNMSGENYQTSSEQHMLIAVREIRQALQVQPQPTNHKTHSNQKHEKIQPHFIAAEFPVFAPIRAGPAII
- a CDS encoding DciA family protein, with product MENKHERYQKAMNIIDVLEGSQFAKIMQKGLMLNELNQNISRLFPQEFKGLFRLGSITNGKLFIEVKSAVVRQGILFRQRELLAAIQPTYPEVKGFEIKINPELTC
- a CDS encoding Dam family site-specific DNA-(adenine-N6)-methyltransferase, yielding MLRPKNNKTKPRIKHRPFLKWAGGKFRLTDDLNRVFPKRKQCLIEPFVGAGAVFLNSHFERYILADINPDLINLFNIVKENVDAYIEACKPIFFAENANTAGYYYAQRDAFNQSSDPFERSVLFLYLNRFGFNGLCRYNSKNEFNVPFGAYKTHYFPEDELRYFAHKAQSAVFLCADFQQTFELADKHSVIYCDPPYAPLPQDTNFTGYAGNAFGLEHQKNLAECAKKAQKEKQISVVISNHDTKFTREIYKGAKFKRVKVQRSISQSSEKRVKVKELIAIFKG
- the aroB gene encoding 3-dehydroquinate synthase, giving the protein MLCVNVELKERRYPIYIGERLLKDESCYPLKKGDKVMIVTNPTVAQYYLEPVTETLEKIGCQVESVLLPDGEKYKTLDSLNLIFTALLKHNHGRDTTIIALGGGVIGDVAGFAAASYQRGVRFIQIPTTLLAQVDSSVGGKTAVNHELGKNMIGAFYQPSTVIIDTLTLNTLPKREVNAGLAEVIKYGAILDYAFFEWLEAHIDELVALNQQSLQHCIARCCQIKADVVARDETEKGDRALLNLGHTFGHAIETHLGYGNWLHGEAVAAGTMMAAVLSEQLGDLSFEDVARLEKLLARANLPTVSPDTMQPDDYLPHMMRDKKVLAGKLRLVLLKALGQAYVATDTDKSLVLNAIERCTQHD